The proteins below are encoded in one region of Microbispora sp. NBC_01189:
- a CDS encoding ATP-binding protein, translated as MDPVRNPYAPGAGQRPPELAGRDRELQQFEVVLERVARGRPERSMVLTGLRGVGKTVLLNTFKSMAMQRLWGTGKIEARPDQSIRRPVAAAMHMAIRELAPRHRAPERIEEFLGVLKAFAMRDPAAAKGTSHWSPGIDVPAARGRADSGDLEIDLTELFVDAAGVATDLGVGIALFIDEMQDVQAPDVSALCAACHELSQSGGPLIVVGAGLPHLPSVLSASKSYSERLFRYARIDRLDRDAADLALIVPAGREDVEFTPDALDALYEAADGYPYFVQAYGKVAWDLAPRSPITAEDIKVSAPEAEEELAVGFFGSRYERATPAERDYMHAMAQLGDDPVPTAEVAEALGRKPSSLSPARDSLIKKGLIYSAERGVIGFTVPHFGRFLRAQPV; from the coding sequence GTGGACCCCGTGCGCAACCCCTACGCCCCCGGCGCCGGACAGCGCCCCCCGGAGCTCGCCGGCCGCGATCGCGAGCTCCAGCAGTTCGAGGTCGTGCTGGAGCGGGTGGCCCGGGGCCGCCCGGAGCGGAGCATGGTCCTCACCGGCCTGCGCGGTGTGGGCAAGACGGTCCTGCTCAACACCTTCAAGTCCATGGCCATGCAGCGGCTGTGGGGCACCGGGAAGATCGAGGCCAGGCCCGACCAGTCGATCCGCCGCCCGGTGGCCGCCGCGATGCACATGGCCATCAGGGAGCTCGCGCCCCGGCACCGCGCCCCCGAGCGCATCGAGGAGTTCCTCGGCGTGCTCAAGGCGTTCGCCATGCGCGATCCCGCCGCCGCGAAGGGCACGTCCCACTGGTCGCCCGGCATCGACGTCCCCGCCGCCCGCGGCCGGGCCGACTCCGGCGACCTGGAGATCGACCTGACCGAGCTGTTCGTCGACGCGGCGGGCGTGGCGACCGATCTCGGCGTCGGCATCGCGCTGTTCATCGACGAGATGCAGGACGTGCAGGCGCCGGACGTCTCGGCCCTCTGCGCGGCCTGCCACGAGCTGTCGCAGAGCGGCGGCCCGCTGATCGTCGTCGGCGCCGGCCTGCCGCACCTGCCGAGCGTGCTGTCGGCCAGCAAGAGCTACTCCGAGCGGCTGTTCCGGTACGCCCGCATCGACCGGCTCGACCGCGACGCCGCCGACCTGGCGCTGATCGTCCCGGCCGGCCGAGAGGACGTGGAGTTCACGCCCGACGCGCTCGACGCGCTGTACGAGGCGGCCGACGGCTACCCCTACTTCGTCCAGGCGTACGGGAAGGTCGCCTGGGACCTCGCGCCCCGCAGCCCGATCACCGCCGAGGACATCAAGGTGTCCGCGCCGGAGGCGGAGGAGGAGCTCGCCGTCGGCTTCTTCGGCAGCCGCTACGAACGGGCCACCCCCGCCGAGCGCGACTACATGCACGCGATGGCCCAGCTCGGCGACGACCCGGTGCCGACGGCCGAGGTGGCCGAGGCGCTCGGCCGCAAGCCGTCGAGCCTGTCCCCGGCCCGCGACAGCCTGATCAAGAAGGGCCTGATCTACAGCGCGGAGCGCGGCGTGATCGGGTTCACCGTCCCCCATTTCGGGAGGTTCCTGCGTGCCCAGCCGGTCTGA
- a CDS encoding MauE/DoxX family redox-associated membrane protein, translating to MLTIIATAALPVLALTLTLGGVAKLATSGREASPGALTRLGPVALAPERFARPAMLACALTEFALAGGSLVVDHPVTRWSPVVFFAIATYVLWDLRRRRPDVGCGCFGEVSAAPVGLRSIGRAAALTAMAVLVAVGNVAVGNTLNTSAGLMGPAGLPRGTAAWVAGGLVLVLLALSPEVDEVVARVRHRAPCEQRPLPPGRALSRLRASAAWRAHAESLLTGEPSDMWRELCWRFFVFPAQEGAEVVFAVYLSGRRPAVRAAVVGADGRVAATTGDRTDASLRESTPVSA from the coding sequence GTGCTTACGATCATCGCGACGGCCGCGTTGCCGGTCCTCGCCCTGACGCTGACACTGGGCGGCGTCGCCAAGCTGGCCACGTCCGGGCGTGAGGCGTCGCCGGGCGCGCTGACCCGGCTGGGCCCGGTCGCGCTCGCGCCGGAGCGCTTCGCCAGGCCCGCGATGCTCGCCTGCGCGCTGACCGAGTTCGCCCTGGCCGGCGGATCGCTGGTGGTGGACCACCCCGTCACGCGCTGGTCGCCGGTGGTGTTCTTCGCGATCGCGACGTATGTCCTGTGGGATTTGCGCAGGCGGCGGCCCGACGTCGGGTGCGGCTGTTTCGGCGAGGTCAGCGCGGCGCCGGTCGGGCTGCGGTCGATCGGACGGGCCGCCGCGCTGACGGCGATGGCGGTCCTCGTCGCGGTGGGGAACGTCGCGGTGGGCAACACCTTGAACACCTCGGCCGGGCTCATGGGGCCGGCCGGCCTGCCGCGGGGGACGGCGGCCTGGGTCGCCGGCGGCCTCGTCCTGGTGCTGCTCGCCCTCTCGCCGGAGGTCGACGAGGTCGTCGCCCGCGTACGGCACCGGGCGCCGTGCGAGCAGCGGCCGCTGCCTCCCGGGCGGGCGCTGTCCCGTCTACGCGCCAGTGCGGCGTGGCGGGCGCACGCGGAGTCGCTGCTGACGGGTGAGCCGTCCGACATGTGGCGCGAGCTGTGCTGGCGCTTCTTCGTGTTCCCCGCCCAGGAGGGCGCCGAGGTGGTCTTCGCCGTGTATCTGAGCGGACGCCGTCCCGCCGTCCGCGCCGCCGTGGTCGGGGCGGACGGCCGCGTCGCGGCCACCACCGGCGACCGTACGGACGCCTCTCTGCGGGAATCTACCCCTGTATCGGCCTGA
- a CDS encoding SigE family RNA polymerase sigma factor, which yields MIVNHEEFHTYVQSRGAALLRVANQLTGNPSDAEDLLQTALARTYLAWDRIRDRSSLDGYVRRAMVNINISWWRRRRLEEYPSEAIPDVPAQQDARHRYDELEQALDRLPTRQRAAIVLRYYEDMTEPEIARTLGISVGTVKSTVSRGMAKLRGDLVVPDPRERVN from the coding sequence CTGATCGTGAACCACGAGGAGTTCCACACGTACGTCCAGTCCCGCGGGGCGGCGCTGCTCCGGGTCGCCAACCAGCTGACCGGCAACCCCAGCGACGCCGAGGATCTGCTGCAGACCGCCCTCGCCCGCACCTACCTCGCCTGGGACCGCATCCGCGACCGGTCGTCGCTCGACGGCTACGTGCGGCGGGCGATGGTCAACATCAACATCTCCTGGTGGCGGCGGCGCAGGCTGGAGGAGTATCCCTCCGAGGCAATTCCCGACGTACCGGCGCAGCAGGACGCGCGGCACCGGTACGACGAGCTGGAGCAGGCGCTCGACCGGCTCCCCACCCGGCAGCGGGCGGCGATCGTGCTGCGTTACTACGAGGACATGACCGAGCCCGAGATCGCCAGGACCCTGGGGATCAGCGTGGGCACGGTCAAGAGCACGGTCTCGCGGGGCATGGCGAAACTGCGCGGCGATCTGGTCGTCCCCGATCCCCGGGAACGGGTGAACTGA
- a CDS encoding thermonuclease family protein has protein sequence MRFPSHALAVLATAVLAVPVAASTSAFAAASPSPSPSATPTPSPTPAATPSPSASATPSPSATPSTTAKARKTPRPKTVPKDAVEVTVKKIVDGDALDVVTSSGRTVRIGLLEADAPEKGDCWYEGAVARLKALLPAGKPAYVRAAEQVTENGRILVYTWSPKGLYVNGDMVRSGFAQAVPYLPGHSYTDWQFAEQMRAQAEGRGMWSGPCWAADTYDKRGSIQVPPGSSGDIAVEPADGASPAPGASAGPDGLTGGTPTPTPTPTPTPTPTATGDDGSLDPHFGTCAEANKAGYGPYVRGIDVEYDWYDDRDGDGVVCET, from the coding sequence GTGCGTTTCCCCTCACACGCACTCGCCGTCCTCGCCACCGCGGTCCTCGCGGTTCCCGTGGCCGCGTCTACCAGCGCCTTCGCCGCCGCGAGCCCGAGTCCCAGTCCGAGCGCGACGCCGACCCCGTCCCCGACTCCGGCCGCGACCCCCAGCCCGAGCGCGAGCGCGACGCCGAGCCCCAGCGCCACCCCGAGCACGACCGCGAAGGCCAGGAAGACCCCCCGGCCGAAGACCGTGCCGAAGGACGCCGTCGAGGTGACGGTGAAGAAGATCGTGGACGGCGACGCCCTCGACGTGGTGACCTCCAGCGGCCGCACCGTACGGATCGGTCTCCTGGAGGCGGACGCGCCGGAGAAGGGCGACTGCTGGTACGAAGGCGCGGTCGCGCGGCTCAAGGCGCTGCTTCCCGCCGGCAAGCCGGCCTACGTGCGGGCCGCCGAGCAGGTGACCGAGAACGGCCGCATCCTCGTCTACACGTGGTCGCCCAAGGGCCTGTACGTCAACGGTGACATGGTCCGCAGCGGGTTCGCCCAGGCCGTGCCCTACCTGCCCGGCCACAGCTACACCGACTGGCAGTTCGCCGAGCAGATGCGCGCCCAGGCCGAAGGCCGGGGCATGTGGTCGGGCCCGTGCTGGGCGGCCGACACCTACGACAAGCGCGGCTCGATCCAGGTCCCGCCCGGATCGTCGGGAGACATCGCGGTGGAGCCGGCCGACGGCGCCTCCCCCGCGCCCGGCGCGTCCGCCGGCCCAGACGGGCTGACCGGCGGCACGCCCACCCCGACGCCGACTCCCACGCCGACCCCCACGCCCACCGCGACAGGCGACGACGGCTCGCTCGATCCCCACTTCGGCACCTGCGCGGAGGCCAACAAGGCCGGCTACGGGCCGTACGTCCGGGGCATCGACGTCGAGTACGACTGGTACGACGACCGTGACGGCGACGGCGTGGTCTGCGAGACCTGA